From Daucus carota subsp. sativus chromosome 6, DH1 v3.0, whole genome shotgun sequence, the proteins below share one genomic window:
- the LOC108224431 gene encoding protein argonaute 16: MEKNGIQDLGGSLPLPPPPEGVPTGVKPERPLPPPPEVVPPDVKPERVDHYPVKRVMISRPGFGSSGRRIQLEANHFKVSVNSPDETFYQYSVSLSYEDRKPVENKGMGRKIIDKLYQTYSSELGGKRFAYDGEKALYTVGPLPRNKQEFTVVLEESIAKRGSLSREGSPDEPVKRSRRSLHSKSYIIEINYATKIPLKSVLLTLKGAETEKVQDALRVLDIILRQQAANRGCLLVRQSFFHDDSRMLTDVGGGVAGCRGLHSSFRPTHGGLSLNIDVSTTMILTPGPVIEFLKANQGVRDARSIDWVKAKKMLKNMRVKATHSNREFKIIGLSEKPCTELFFMLKGKSGDDKPEEISVYDYFTRHRNLQLPTSAYFPCLDVGKPKKPNYLPLELCSLVSLQRYTKSLSSLQRASLVEKSRQKPIERKKVLTDSMFNYRYDEDPLLVSCGISIEKQLTKFDGRVLEAPKLKVGSNEDCIPRNGRWNFNNKKLLNPVKIERWAVVNFSARCDTSQLSRELINCGRNKGIIIERPFTLIEEEHQYRRASPLIRVEKMFEQIKVKLPGPPQFILCVLPEKKNSDIYGPWKKRSLSDFGIATQCVSPTRINDQYLTNVLLKINSKLGGTNSLLALEVVSRVPMIKDTPTMILGMDVSHGSPGRSDAPSIAAVVGSHSWPLISRYRAAVRTQSSKVEMIESLFKPLPDGEDDGIMRELLLDFYRTTNGRKPSQIVVFRDGVSESQFNQVLNNELDQMIKAYQHLREENIPKFTVIVAQKNHHTKLFQAGGVSENVPPGTVVDTKIVHPRNYDFYMCAQAGMIGTSRPAHYHVLVDEIGFSPDDLQNLIHSLSYVYQRSTTAISIVAPICYAHLAAAQVGQFMKFDDFNDSSSGRGSFTSAGSVPIPQLPRLHKDVAGSMFFC; encoded by the exons ATGGAGAAAAATGGAATCCAGGATTTAGGTGGATCTCTGCCTCTGCCACCACCTCCAGAGGGTGTTCCAACCGGTGTAAAGCCGGAACGGCCTCTGCCACCACCTCCGGAGGTTGTTCCACCTGATGTAAAGCCGGAACGAGTTGATCATTATCCTGTAAAACGTGTTATGATCAGTAGGCCAGGTTTTGGTAGTAGCGGGCGTCGAATACAATTGGAAGCGAACCACTTCAAAGTTTCTGTCAACTCTCCAGATGAGACATTTTACCAATATAGT GTTTCCCTTAGTTATGAAGATAGGAAACCTGTTGAAAATAAAGGGATGGGAAGAAAGATAATTGATAAGCTCTACCAAACATACTCTTCTGAACTTGGTGGGAAGAGGTTTGCATACGACGGAGAGAAAGCCTTGTATACTGTGGGGCCACTACCCCGAAACAAGCAGGAGTTCACAGTTGTTCTTGAAGAGTCCATAGCCAAACG CGGAAGTCTGTCCAGAGAAGGCAGCCCCGATGAACCTGTTAAAAGGTCTAGGCGATCTTTACACTCAAAATCATACATAATAGAGATCAACTATGCTACCAAGATACCTTTGAAGTCTGTTTTGCTGACCCTAAAAGGAGCTGAGACCGAAAAGGTTCAAGATGCATTGAGGGTGCTTGATATTATACTGAGACAGCAAGCAGCTAACAG GGGTTGCCTTCTTGTGAGGCAGTCATTCTTCCATGATGACTCGAGGATGTTGACTGATGTTGGAGGAGGTGTAGCTGGCTGTCGTGGTCTTCATTCTAGCTTTCGTCCAACTCATGGGGGCTTGTCATTGAATATAG ATGTGTCAACAACCATGATACTTACCCCAGGGCCTGTTATTGAATTTCTGAAAGCCAATCAGGGTGTAAGAGATGCTCGTTCTATAGACTGGGTGAAG GCCAAGAAAATGCTGAAGAATATGAGAGTTAAGGCCACCCACAGCAACAGGGAATTCAAGATAATAGGATTGAGTGAGAAGCCTTGCACTGAGCTATT TTTTATGTTGAAAGGGAAAAGTGGTGATGATAAACCTGAGGAGATTTCAGTGTATGATTACTTTACAAGACATCGGAACTTGCAGCTTCCTACTTCTGCGTACTTTCCATGCCTTGATGTTGGTAAACCGAAAAAACCTAATTATCTACCACTGGAG CTTTGTAGTCTGGTATCTCTTCAGCGATATACAAAATCATTATCTTCTCTGCAAAGAGCATCATTAGTGGAGAAGTCCAGGCAGAAGCCTATTGAGAGGAAAAAAGTTCTCACTGAT TCTATGTTCAATTATCGATATGATGAAGACCCTCTCCTAGTTTCCTGCGGTATATCTATTGAGAAACAGCTGACCAAATTTGATGGTCGTGTCCTTGAGGCACCCAAG CTGAAGGTTGGTAGTAATGAAGATTGTATTCCCCGCAACGGTAGATGGAATTTTAATAACAAG AAACTTTTGAATCCTGTCAAGATAGAACGCTGGGCAGTAGTGAACTTCTCTGCTCGTTGTGATACAAGTCAGCTATCACGAGAGCTTATTAATTGTGGAAGGAATAAAGGGATT ATTATTGAACGTCCTTTTACACTTATCGAGGAAGAACACCAGTATAGGAGAGCTAGCCCTCTAATAAGAGTAGAAAAGATGTTCGAACAAATCAAGGTGAAACTTCCTGGGCCTCCCCAGTTTATTTTGTGCGTCTTACCTGAGAAGAAGAATTCTGATATATATG GACCATGGAAGAAGAGAAGTTTGAGTGATTTTGGAATTGCCACACAATGTGTTTCTCCGACAAGGATTAATGACCAGTACCTCACAAATGTTCTTCTGAAAATAAATTCCAAG CTTGGGGGTACTAATTCCTTGCTAGCACTGGAGGTTGTTTCTCGTGTACCCATGATAAAAGATACACCAACAATGATACTGGGCATGGATGTTTCTCATGGCTCTCCTGGCCGATCAGATGCCCCATCCATTGCAGCG GTTGTTGGATCACATTCTTGGCCATTGATATCAAGGTATAGAGCAGCTGTAAGGACACAATCCTCAAAAGTTGAGATGATTGAGAGTTTGTTCAAACCTTTGCCAGACGGGGAAGATGATGGCATAATGag GGAACTGCTATTGGATTTCTATAGGACAACCAATGGTCGAAAACCATCTCAGATTGTTGTCTTCAG GGATGGGGTCAGCGAATCACAGTTTAACCAAGTATTGAACAATGAGCTTGATCAAATGATAAAG GCTTACCAGCATCTccgtgaagaaaatataccaaAGTTCACAGTGATTGTTGCCCAGAAGAATCATCATACCAAACTCTTTCAAGCTGGCGGTGTCTCTGAGAATGTTCCGCCTG GTACTGTTGTGGACACAAAGATTGTGCACCCtcgaaattatgatttttaCATGTGTGCCCAGGCAGGGATGATT GGAACTTCTCGACCTGCTCACTATCACGTCTTAGTTGACGAAATTGGTTTCTCGCCTGATGATTTGCAGAATCTAATACATTCACTATCCTATGT GTACCAAAGGAGTACTACTGCCATCTCTATAG TTGCACCCATCTGTTATGCCCACCTTGCAGCTGCACAAGTTGGCCAGTTCATGAAGTTTGATGATTTTAATGATTCTTCTTCTGGGCGTGGAAGCTTCACGTCAGCAGGAAGTGTCCCTATCCCTCAGCTGCCTAGGTTGCACAAAGATGTTGCAGGGTCTATGTTTTTCTGCTGA